In Massilistercora timonensis, the following are encoded in one genomic region:
- a CDS encoding DUF1385 domain-containing protein, with the protein MKSSNIGGQAVLEGIMMKHKEDYAVAVRKPDGEIFVQKDTYPGIIPWKPLTTIPFVRGIFNFIDSMVLGIRTLTFSASFYEEEEDKEEAPLTDEEAARRERREKWIMRGTVAFSVVAAVAIFMVLPYLLSSLLGRWVSSYHVRTVIEGFVRIGIFVAYVMLISRMEDIQRTFMYHGAEHKCINCIEHGLPLTVENVKQSSRQHKRCGTSFLFFVLAISIVLLLLIQVESPVMRVAIRVLLLPVIAGVSYEVLKLAGRSENPVVNFLSRPGLAIQKLTTKEPDESMIEVAIAAVEAVFDWRAYEAENFHTSNDIPGRERTA; encoded by the coding sequence ATGAAATCATCGAATATCGGAGGACAGGCGGTCCTGGAAGGGATCATGATGAAGCATAAAGAGGATTACGCCGTGGCGGTGCGAAAGCCCGACGGAGAGATCTTTGTGCAGAAAGATACCTACCCGGGGATCATTCCCTGGAAGCCGCTGACTACTATCCCGTTTGTGCGGGGGATTTTCAACTTTATTGATTCTATGGTGCTGGGGATCCGGACTTTGACTTTTTCCGCCAGCTTCTATGAGGAAGAGGAGGACAAAGAAGAAGCGCCCCTTACCGATGAGGAAGCGGCCCGGAGAGAACGCCGGGAGAAATGGATCATGAGAGGGACAGTGGCCTTCTCAGTGGTGGCGGCTGTGGCCATCTTCATGGTGCTGCCCTATCTTCTTTCCTCCCTGCTTGGCAGATGGGTGTCCTCCTACCATGTGCGCACTGTGATCGAGGGTTTTGTCCGGATCGGCATCTTTGTGGCGTATGTGATGCTGATCTCCCGGATGGAGGATATCCAGAGGACCTTCATGTACCACGGGGCGGAGCACAAGTGCATCAACTGTATTGAACACGGGCTGCCGCTGACGGTGGAGAATGTAAAACAAAGCTCCCGGCAGCATAAGCGCTGCGGCACCAGTTTTCTGTTCTTTGTGCTGGCTATCAGTATTGTGCTGCTGCTTCTTATCCAGGTAGAGTCCCCGGTGATGCGGGTGGCTATAAGGGTCCTGCTCCTGCCGGTGATCGCAGGGGTGTCCTATGAGGTCCTGAAACTGGCGGGAAGAAGCGAGAACCCGGTGGTGAACTTCTTAAGCAGGCCGGGGCTTGCCATTCAGAAGCTGACCACCAAGGAGCCGGACGAGAGTATGATCGAGGTTGCCATCGCGGCGGTGGAGGCAGTATTTGACTGGAGAGCATATGAAGCAGAAAATTTCCACACTTCAAATGATATACCGGGAAGGGAAAGAACAGCTTGA
- the rpmE gene encoding 50S ribosomal protein L31: MKQGIHPEYYQATVTCNCGNTFVTGSTNKDIHVEICSKCHPFYTGQQKAAQARGRVDKFNKKYGMGK, from the coding sequence ATGAAACAGGGAATCCATCCAGAGTATTATCAGGCAACGGTAACTTGTAACTGCGGCAACACGTTTGTAACAGGTTCTACCAACAAAGACATCCACGTAGAGATCTGTTCCAAATGCCATCCGTTCTACACCGGCCAGCAGAAAGCTGCTCAGGCTCGCGGCCGTGTTGATAAGTTCAATAAGAAATACGGAATGGGTAAATAA
- a CDS encoding phosphatidylglycerol lysyltransferase domain-containing protein: MEDSQFKKAELEDKEIISHYFKHHTSRSCERTFVNVYLWSRQYPVKWAVIEGALVFKSQNEDHLSYAFPAGEDEAVQKALEQMMEFSERNGFPFSMYNVTPADFERLERWYPGRFQIEYDRDQADYVYESEKLITLAGKKLHGKRNHINKFKNIYGDDWSYESIRKENLEECFQMALKWRNENGCNDDDEKNAEMCVTLNALRLFEELELTGGLLRAGGKIVAFTIGEPICSDTFVVHIEKAFAEVPGAYPMINQQFAEHACAGYQYINREEDTGSEGLRKAKLSYRPVFMVEKGMVTEKER; this comes from the coding sequence ATGGAAGACAGTCAGTTTAAGAAGGCAGAACTAGAAGATAAAGAGATCATTTCCCATTATTTTAAGCACCACACCAGCAGAAGCTGTGAGCGGACCTTTGTTAACGTGTATCTCTGGTCCCGGCAGTATCCGGTGAAGTGGGCGGTGATCGAAGGGGCTCTGGTCTTCAAGAGCCAGAATGAGGATCATCTGTCCTATGCCTTCCCGGCCGGGGAGGATGAAGCGGTGCAAAAGGCCCTGGAGCAGATGATGGAATTCAGTGAGAGGAACGGTTTTCCCTTCAGTATGTATAACGTGACGCCGGCAGATTTTGAACGGCTGGAGCGCTGGTATCCGGGACGGTTTCAGATCGAGTACGACCGGGATCAGGCGGACTATGTGTATGAGTCGGAGAAGCTGATCACCCTGGCGGGGAAGAAGCTGCACGGCAAGCGGAACCATATCAATAAATTCAAGAATATCTATGGAGACGACTGGAGTTATGAGTCCATCCGGAAGGAAAATCTGGAAGAGTGTTTCCAGATGGCTCTGAAGTGGCGTAATGAGAACGGCTGCAACGACGATGATGAGAAGAACGCGGAGATGTGCGTGACCCTCAACGCTCTGCGATTGTTTGAAGAGCTGGAGCTAACGGGAGGGCTTCTCAGAGCAGGAGGAAAGATCGTAGCCTTTACCATAGGGGAGCCGATCTGTTCCGACACCTTTGTGGTCCATATCGAGAAGGCGTTCGCGGAGGTTCCGGGGGCTTACCCCATGATCAACCAGCAGTTCGCGGAGCACGCCTGCGCGGGATATCAATATATCAACCGGGAGGAAGACACAGGGTCGGAAGGCCTGCGCAAAGCCAAGCTTTCCTACCGGCCGGTATTTATGGTAGAAAAAGGAATGGTTACAGAAAAGGAGAGATAA
- a CDS encoding TIGR01212 family radical SAM protein (This family includes YhcC from E. coli K-12, an uncharacterized radical SAM protein.), with protein MAVYWGEKRYHSLDYHLRKTYGEKLYRLSLNGGMTCPNRDGSIGERGCIFCSQGGSGDFAASSCLDIPEQIRQAKAQVARKYRGNSYIAYFQAYTNTYASPAYLKEIFTQAIACPEVRILAIATRPDCLPPEVIQLLWELNQIKPVWVELGLQTIHEKTARLIRRGYPLPVFDQAVADLRAAGIEVIVHTILALPGETPEMMLDTLDYLNKTDIQGLKLQLLHVLKGTDLAAVYEARPFWIPTLEEYLELLGLCICHIRPDMVIHRLTGDGPKSLLMAPSWSGDKRRVLNQIQAYFKQNDLWQGKEFSYGRKL; from the coding sequence ATGGCAGTATACTGGGGCGAAAAGCGCTACCATTCTCTGGACTACCACCTGCGGAAAACTTACGGGGAGAAGCTCTACCGCCTTTCCTTAAACGGGGGCATGACCTGCCCCAACCGGGACGGCTCCATCGGAGAGCGGGGCTGCATCTTCTGCAGCCAGGGAGGTTCCGGCGACTTTGCCGCCTCCTCTTGCCTTGACATCCCGGAACAGATCCGCCAGGCGAAAGCTCAGGTCGCCCGGAAATACAGGGGCAATTCCTACATCGCCTACTTCCAGGCTTACACCAACACCTACGCGTCCCCGGCTTATCTGAAAGAGATCTTTACCCAGGCTATCGCCTGCCCGGAAGTACGGATCCTGGCCATTGCCACCCGGCCGGACTGCCTTCCCCCGGAAGTGATCCAACTTCTTTGGGAACTGAATCAGATCAAACCTGTCTGGGTGGAGCTGGGACTACAGACCATCCACGAAAAGACCGCCCGGTTGATCCGGCGGGGTTACCCGCTTCCGGTCTTTGACCAGGCTGTGGCCGATCTAAGGGCCGCCGGCATTGAGGTGATCGTCCACACCATACTGGCTCTTCCCGGCGAAACCCCGGAAATGATGCTGGACACCCTGGACTACCTCAACAAAACAGATATCCAGGGGCTGAAGCTGCAGCTTCTCCACGTCCTTAAGGGCACGGACCTGGCGGCGGTCTATGAAGCCCGGCCTTTCTGGATCCCCACCCTGGAAGAATACCTGGAGCTTCTGGGGCTTTGCATCTGCCATATCCGTCCGGATATGGTCATCCACCGGCTCACCGGAGACGGACCCAAGTCTCTACTTATGGCCCCTTCCTGGAGCGGCGACAAACGCCGGGTGCTGAACCAGATCCAGGCTTACTTTAAACAAAACGACCTCTGGCAGGGAAAGGAGTTCTCTTATGGCAGAAAGCTTTAA
- a CDS encoding DUF4364 family protein, with translation MAESFKLYKLIVLYMLDKVDFPLTNSQISEFILDEGYTTYFKLQQAISELAQSGFIREESTHSRTFLHLTEEGEETIHYFKGDISPAIQKDINDFLKDKKYDLKNEVSVKTDYYRTPAGEYAVQCQVLEQNAPLIDLTLTVPSEEEAQTISGNWTKKNQELYALIMEHLL, from the coding sequence ATGGCAGAAAGCTTTAAACTTTACAAACTGATCGTATTATATATGCTAGACAAGGTGGATTTTCCCCTCACCAACTCCCAGATCTCGGAATTTATCCTGGATGAAGGCTACACCACTTATTTCAAACTGCAGCAGGCTATCTCAGAGCTTGCCCAGTCCGGCTTTATCCGGGAAGAATCCACCCACAGCCGCACCTTCCTTCATCTTACGGAAGAAGGCGAGGAGACCATCCATTATTTTAAGGGCGACATTTCCCCCGCCATCCAGAAGGACATCAATGATTTCCTGAAGGATAAAAAATATGACCTGAAAAACGAGGTTTCCGTGAAAACAGACTATTACCGGACGCCTGCCGGAGAATACGCCGTCCAGTGCCAGGTCCTGGAGCAGAATGCTCCCCTTATCGACCTGACTCTTACCGTTCCTTCCGAAGAAGAGGCCCAGACCATCTCCGGCAACTGGACGAAAAAAAATCAGGAGCTCTACGCCCTGATCATGGAACATCTGCTATAA
- a CDS encoding biotin transporter BioY codes for MNHSATDLVYMALGAVLIALCSWITVPAAVPFTMQTFAVFFILSALGGKQGTVTILVYIALGAVGVPVFSQFGAGPGVLLGNTGGYILGFLAMGLTYWGITVLLGDTRKIRFLGLLLGLAVLYAFGTAWFLLLYTRTQGSIGILPVLGWCVFPFVIPDLVKLGLALALERRLGKILSLQ; via the coding sequence ATGAACCATTCTGCCACTGATCTTGTCTACATGGCCCTTGGGGCTGTGCTCATCGCCCTGTGTTCCTGGATCACCGTCCCGGCGGCGGTCCCCTTCACCATGCAGACCTTCGCGGTATTCTTCATCCTTTCCGCCCTGGGCGGTAAACAGGGTACGGTCACCATCCTGGTCTATATCGCCCTGGGGGCGGTCGGCGTCCCGGTATTCTCCCAGTTTGGCGCCGGTCCGGGCGTACTCCTTGGCAATACCGGCGGCTACATCCTTGGCTTTCTTGCCATGGGACTTACCTATTGGGGGATCACCGTCCTTCTTGGAGATACAAGAAAGATCCGGTTCCTGGGCCTCCTCCTGGGGCTGGCGGTTCTTTATGCCTTTGGCACCGCCTGGTTCCTTCTCCTCTACACCAGAACTCAGGGAAGTATCGGGATCCTCCCGGTTCTTGGCTGGTGTGTCTTCCCCTTTGTGATCCCGGATCTTGTGAAGCTGGGGCTTGCCCTGGCTCTGGAGCGACGGCTGGGGAAGATCCTTTCTCTTCAATGA
- the rho gene encoding transcription termination factor Rho: MREKYESLPVATLRDLAKARGIKGVSAAKKAEIVELMLQEDEKEKKEEKSAVKEMSANTGDREVHDIDKLDSGVTVSGILEVLPDGYGFIRSDNYLPGENDVYVSPSQIRKFNLKTGDILEGHTRIKTQQEKFSALLYLTRINEIDPMKAMRRANFEDMTPIFPDERLKLERGRTSTAMRIMDLLSPIGKGQRGMIVSPPKAGKTTLLKQVALSVRQNNPEIHLLILLIDERPEEVTDIKETIEGENVEVIYSTFDELPEHHKRVSEMVIERAKRLVEHKKDVMILLDSITRLARAYNLTVPPSGRTLSGGLDPAALHMPKRFFGAARNMREGGSLTILATALVDTGSKMDDVIYEEFKGTGNMELVLDRKLSEKRMFPAIDIPKSSTRREDLLLGQEELEAVETMRRALNGLRSDEAVDNILTMFSRTHNNQELIQMVKKTKLI; the protein is encoded by the coding sequence ATGAGAGAAAAGTATGAGTCTCTGCCGGTGGCTACGTTGAGAGACCTTGCGAAAGCAAGAGGGATCAAAGGCGTTTCAGCAGCAAAGAAGGCAGAGATCGTAGAACTTATGCTGCAGGAAGACGAAAAAGAGAAAAAAGAAGAGAAGAGCGCAGTGAAAGAGATGTCCGCCAACACCGGCGACCGGGAAGTCCACGACATTGATAAGCTGGACAGCGGTGTGACGGTCAGCGGGATCCTGGAAGTGCTCCCGGACGGATACGGATTTATCCGGAGCGACAATTATCTTCCGGGAGAAAACGATGTGTACGTCTCTCCTTCCCAGATCCGCAAATTCAACCTGAAGACCGGGGATATCCTGGAGGGACATACCAGGATCAAGACTCAGCAGGAGAAGTTCAGCGCGCTTCTGTACCTGACCAGGATCAATGAGATCGATCCTATGAAGGCTATGCGCCGGGCGAATTTTGAAGACATGACGCCCATCTTCCCCGATGAGCGGCTGAAGCTGGAGCGGGGCAGGACAAGCACAGCCATGCGGATCATGGATCTTCTGTCCCCCATCGGCAAGGGACAGAGAGGAATGATCGTGTCTCCGCCGAAAGCAGGAAAGACCACTCTGCTTAAACAAGTGGCGCTCTCTGTGCGGCAGAACAATCCGGAGATCCATCTTCTGATCCTGCTGATCGATGAGCGGCCGGAGGAAGTGACAGATATCAAGGAGACTATTGAGGGAGAGAATGTAGAAGTGATCTATTCCACCTTCGACGAACTTCCGGAGCATCATAAGCGGGTGTCGGAGATGGTGATCGAGCGGGCGAAACGTCTGGTGGAACACAAGAAGGACGTGATGATCCTGCTGGACAGCATCACAAGGCTTGCCAGGGCCTACAACCTGACGGTTCCCCCGTCAGGAAGGACTCTGTCCGGCGGTCTGGATCCGGCGGCCCTGCACATGCCCAAGCGGTTCTTCGGAGCGGCCCGGAATATGCGGGAGGGCGGAAGCCTTACCATCCTTGCCACAGCCCTGGTGGATACGGGAAGCAAGATGGACGACGTGATCTACGAGGAGTTCAAGGGAACCGGCAATATGGAGCTTGTTCTTGACCGGAAGCTGTCAGAGAAGCGGATGTTCCCGGCCATTGATATTCCCAAGTCCAGTACCCGGCGGGAAGACCTCCTGCTTGGCCAGGAAGAGCTGGAGGCAGTGGAGACTATGCGCAGGGCGCTCAACGGCCTCCGATCCGATGAGGCGGTGGACAACATCCTTACCATGTTCTCCCGGACCCACAACAATCAGGAACTGATACAAATGGTAAAAAAGACAAAATTAATCTAG
- the prmC gene encoding peptide chain release factor N(5)-glutamine methyltransferase → MKQKISTLQMIYREGKEQLEAAGVPDADRDAWYLLEFVTGISKARYYGNPDARVEEEEILRYRNAIRQRAERIPLQHITGEQEFMGFSFQVDKHVLIPRQDTETLVEEALGVLKPKMKILDLCTGSGCILLSLLKLGEKRGIAGLKGTGTDISREALKVAEENGRRLEIPEDRVAWVRGDLFENLEGPFDLLVSNPPYIPSGELSGLQEEVRLHDPALALDGHEDGLYFYRRIAAEAGKYLRDGAYLMLEIGWDQGEAVSTLLEVAGYREVKVKKDLSGNDRVVRGRYGK, encoded by the coding sequence ATGAAGCAGAAAATTTCCACACTTCAAATGATATACCGGGAAGGGAAAGAACAGCTTGAAGCGGCCGGTGTTCCGGACGCTGACCGGGACGCCTGGTATCTGCTGGAATTTGTCACAGGGATATCCAAAGCCCGGTATTACGGGAATCCGGATGCCAGGGTGGAGGAAGAGGAAATCCTCCGGTACCGGAATGCGATCCGCCAGAGGGCGGAGAGGATCCCGCTGCAGCATATCACCGGAGAACAGGAATTTATGGGGTTCTCCTTCCAGGTGGATAAGCATGTGCTGATTCCCCGCCAGGATACGGAGACCCTTGTGGAAGAAGCGCTTGGGGTACTGAAGCCAAAGATGAAGATTCTGGATCTGTGCACCGGATCCGGATGTATCCTCTTAAGCCTCCTGAAACTGGGAGAGAAGCGGGGGATAGCCGGACTGAAAGGAACCGGGACGGATATCTCCCGGGAAGCCCTGAAGGTGGCGGAAGAAAACGGAAGACGGCTTGAGATCCCGGAAGACCGGGTTGCCTGGGTCCGGGGAGATCTTTTTGAGAATCTGGAAGGCCCCTTTGATCTTCTGGTATCCAACCCGCCTTATATTCCCTCCGGTGAGCTTTCGGGCCTTCAGGAGGAGGTAAGGCTCCACGATCCGGCGCTGGCCCTTGACGGCCACGAGGACGGCCTTTACTTCTACCGCAGGATCGCGGCGGAAGCGGGAAAGTATTTAAGAGACGGGGCTTACCTTATGCTGGAGATCGGCTGGGATCAGGGAGAGGCGGTGAGTACCCTTCTTGAGGTGGCCGGGTACAGGGAAGTGAAAGTGAAGAAGGATCTGTCGGGAAATGACCGCGTTGTGCGGGGACGATATGGAAAATAG
- the hprK gene encoding HPr(Ser) kinase/phosphatase, which translates to MDRNVKVSAIVEKMNLKNLTPEVDYSEKIVEVPDINRPALQLTGYFEHFDAERIQVIGFVEYTYLQKMPEDEKERIYSMLLSYKLPGIVYSRSQKPDAMLLEKAVAANIPVFQSEMKTSQFTAELIRWLNVELAPCISIHGVLVDVYGVGVLIMGESGIGKSEAALELIQRGHRLVSDDVVEIRKVSDETLVGTAPDITRHFIELRGIGIVDVKSLYGVQSVRATQNIDLVITLEEWDKDKQYDRLGLEEEYTEFLGNRVVCHQIPIRPGRNLAIITETAAINYRQKKMGYNAAQELYKRVQENMRRK; encoded by the coding sequence ATGGATAGAAACGTCAAAGTAAGCGCGATCGTGGAGAAGATGAATCTGAAGAATCTGACGCCGGAGGTGGATTATTCGGAGAAGATCGTGGAAGTTCCGGACATCAACCGCCCGGCGCTGCAGCTGACCGGCTATTTTGAGCATTTTGACGCAGAGCGGATCCAGGTGATCGGTTTTGTGGAATATACGTACCTTCAGAAAATGCCGGAGGATGAGAAGGAAAGGATCTACTCCATGCTTTTATCCTATAAGCTGCCGGGTATTGTGTATTCCAGAAGCCAAAAACCGGATGCAATGCTGCTGGAGAAGGCTGTGGCCGCCAATATCCCGGTTTTCCAGAGTGAGATGAAGACCTCCCAGTTCACGGCGGAGCTGATCCGGTGGTTGAATGTAGAGCTGGCTCCCTGTATCTCTATCCATGGAGTGCTGGTGGATGTATACGGTGTGGGAGTCCTGATCATGGGTGAGAGCGGCATTGGTAAGAGTGAGGCTGCTCTGGAGCTGATCCAGCGGGGGCACCGTCTGGTAAGCGACGATGTGGTTGAGATCCGCAAGGTGAGCGATGAGACCCTGGTGGGAACAGCGCCGGATATCACCCGGCATTTTATTGAGCTTCGGGGCATCGGCATCGTGGATGTAAAGAGTCTGTACGGTGTGCAGAGCGTGCGTGCCACCCAGAATATCGATCTGGTCATTACTCTGGAGGAGTGGGATAAAGACAAGCAGTACGACCGGCTGGGCCTGGAGGAAGAGTACACCGAATTTCTGGGGAACCGGGTGGTGTGCCATCAGATCCCCATCCGCCCGGGGCGGAACCTGGCCATCATCACAGAGACGGCGGCCATTAACTACCGGCAGAAGAAGATGGGCTACAATGCCGCGCAGGAGCTGTACAAGCGGGTACAGGAAAATATGAGAAGGAAATAA
- the prfA gene encoding peptide chain release factor 1, translated as MFDKLEDLLIRLDEILSELQEPDVANDQERFRKLMKEQNDLTPIVEAYKEYKASKQAIQDSLDMLEEESDEEMRELAKEELNEAKARVEELEHELKILLLPKDPNDDKNVMVEIRAGAGGDEAALFAAEIYRMYLHYAEGRRWKVEMISLNENGIGGFKECVFMITGQGAYSRLKYESGVHRVQRVPETESGGRIHTSTITVAIMPEAEDVDVVIDEKDIRIDVMRASGNGGQCVNTTDSAVRLTHYPTGIVIYSQTEKSQLQNKEKAFKLLRSKLYDLEMEKKQASEAEARRSQIGTGDRSEKIRTYNFPQGRVTDHRIKLTLHKLDSVLNGDLDEIIDSLTAADQAAKLANMNENE; from the coding sequence ATGTTTGATAAACTGGAAGATCTGCTCATCCGTCTGGATGAGATCCTGAGCGAACTTCAGGAGCCGGATGTGGCCAATGACCAGGAGCGGTTCCGGAAGCTTATGAAGGAGCAGAATGATCTGACTCCGATCGTGGAAGCTTACAAGGAGTATAAAGCCAGCAAACAGGCCATCCAGGACAGCCTGGACATGCTGGAGGAAGAGTCCGACGAGGAGATGCGGGAGCTGGCCAAGGAAGAACTGAATGAGGCCAAGGCCAGGGTGGAAGAGCTGGAGCATGAACTGAAGATCCTCCTTCTTCCCAAGGACCCCAATGACGATAAGAATGTTATGGTGGAGATCCGGGCCGGAGCCGGCGGCGATGAGGCTGCCCTCTTCGCGGCAGAGATCTACCGGATGTACCTGCACTACGCAGAGGGCCGCCGCTGGAAGGTGGAGATGATCTCCCTCAATGAGAACGGCATCGGCGGATTCAAGGAATGTGTATTTATGATCACCGGACAGGGAGCTTACTCACGTCTGAAATATGAGAGCGGCGTCCACCGGGTACAGCGGGTGCCGGAGACGGAGAGCGGCGGGCGTATCCATACTTCCACCATAACGGTTGCCATCATGCCGGAGGCGGAAGACGTGGATGTAGTGATCGACGAGAAGGATATCCGGATCGACGTGATGCGTGCTTCCGGAAACGGAGGCCAGTGTGTAAACACCACGGACTCTGCGGTTCGTCTGACCCATTATCCCACCGGGATCGTGATCTACAGCCAGACAGAGAAGTCCCAGCTCCAGAATAAGGAGAAGGCGTTCAAGCTTTTGCGTTCCAAACTTTACGACCTGGAGATGGAGAAGAAGCAGGCGTCCGAGGCGGAGGCCAGAAGAAGCCAGATCGGAACGGGAGACCGTTCTGAGAAGATCCGTACCTACAACTTCCCCCAGGGAAGAGTGACGGACCATCGGATCAAGCTGACTCTGCACAAGCTGGATTCCGTGCTGAACGGGGATCTGGATGAGATCATCGACAGCCTGACCGCGGCGGATCAGGCGGCGAAGCTGGCGAATATGAATGAAAACGAATAG
- a CDS encoding ROK family glucokinase produces MEFCFGVDIGGTTVKIGLFQTDGTLVDKWEIPTRTENEGEAILPDIAESLEVTLRERGIARDLVRGIGIGIPAPVKEDGIVQRTANLGWGYKEVKREAEELTGFRTVVGNDANVAALGEMWLGAGKGCKDLVMVTLGTGVGGGIIVNGHPLIGAHGAAGEIGHICVNYGEIDICGCGKRGCLEQYASATGIVRLARKRLQKDEEPSVLREKKLSAKLVFDALKEGDLVAEEIVEGFGSYLGYALANVAVVTDPEVIVIGGGVSRAGEILLRYIEKYFREKAFFANQNISFALAKLGNDAGICGAAKLILS; encoded by the coding sequence ATGGAATTTTGCTTTGGAGTGGATATCGGAGGCACTACAGTTAAGATCGGCCTGTTCCAGACGGACGGAACACTGGTGGACAAATGGGAGATCCCTACCAGGACGGAGAACGAGGGGGAGGCTATCCTCCCGGATATCGCGGAATCTCTGGAAGTTACACTGAGAGAAAGAGGGATCGCAAGAGACCTGGTGCGGGGGATCGGGATCGGGATCCCGGCCCCTGTGAAGGAGGACGGCATCGTTCAGCGTACTGCCAACCTGGGTTGGGGATATAAAGAAGTGAAGCGGGAGGCAGAAGAGCTGACCGGATTCCGGACGGTAGTGGGAAATGACGCAAATGTGGCGGCTCTTGGCGAGATGTGGCTGGGGGCAGGCAAAGGCTGCAAAGACCTGGTCATGGTAACCCTTGGCACTGGCGTAGGCGGCGGGATCATTGTAAACGGCCATCCTCTGATCGGCGCCCACGGAGCGGCGGGAGAGATCGGCCATATCTGCGTAAACTATGGAGAGATCGATATCTGCGGCTGCGGAAAGAGGGGCTGTCTGGAGCAGTATGCGTCTGCGACCGGTATCGTGCGGCTTGCCAGAAAGCGTTTGCAGAAAGACGAGGAGCCTTCTGTTCTGCGGGAGAAAAAGCTCAGCGCCAAGCTGGTGTTTGACGCCCTGAAGGAGGGCGACCTGGTGGCGGAGGAGATCGTGGAGGGATTCGGCTCCTACTTAGGATATGCGCTGGCCAATGTGGCGGTGGTCACCGATCCGGAAGTGATCGTGATCGGCGGCGGCGTGTCCAGAGCGGGAGAGATCCTGTTACGATACATTGAAAAATATTTCCGGGAGAAGGCCTTCTTTGCCAACCAGAATATTTCTTTCGCGCTTGCGAAGCTGGGAAATGACGCGGGGATCTGCGGAGCCGCGAAACTGATCTTGTCTTAA